AGCAACCTCGACGCAAAGCTCAGGGTGGCGATGCGCGCCGAGATAAAGAAGCTCCAGACGAAGCTGAACGTCACGACGATATACGTTACCCACGACCAGGTTGAGGCAATGACCATGGGAGACAGGATAGCTGTTATGAACCAGGGGAGGCTCCTTCAGGTAGGACCCCCCACGGAGGTTTACCTGAAGCCGAACTCGGTCTTCGTGGCAACTTTTATCGGCGCACCTGAGATGAACCTGCTGGACGCCAGCCTTGTGGAAAGCGGGGGCATAGTCCTCGAAGGGGACGGCTTCAGGATACCCCTGCCCGAGGATTTCAGGGATATACTCCTTGACTACCTTGGGAAGGATGTTCTGGTGGGCATAAGGCCGGAGCACATGACAGTGAAGGGGGTATCCACCCTGGAGCACGTGACCAGGAGCGTCGAGATAGACGGAGTCGTCGATTTCATTGAGGCCCTTGGGACGGACACCATAGTGCACGCCAAGGTCGGTGGGAACATCATCAAGATAAAGCTGCCCGGACATATACCATTACCCATCGGGGAAAAGATTAAAATAGAGATCGACCTTGACAACCTTCATATCTTCGACAAGGCCACTGAAAAAGCGATAATCTGAGGCCTGCCTATGGAGGAGAAGGAGATAAAGTCCCTGCTCAAGGAGCTCGGCCTGAACGAGTACGAGGTTAGGGCGTACCTTACCCTCATCAGGAACGGCCCCCTCACGGCGGGGGAACTCGCGACGCTCTCAAAGGTTCCTCAGCCCAGAATATACGACGTGATAAGAACGCTCATGGCCAAGGGCTTCGTGACAACGAGTCAGGGACGGCCGAAGCAGGTCATTCCCCTCAGTCCCGACAGCGTCATGGATGCCATAAAGAGGCGCTACGATGAAAAGATAGAGACTCTCAAGGCCGCCCTGGAGAAGCTCTACACCCCCCGTGGGGAAATCGGAAGCGTCACGGTGGTCAAGAGCAGGATAACCCTGGAGGAATACATCAGGCGGGCGATAAAGAACAGCAGGTTTCATCTCAGCATTGCAGTGCCTATGGAGCTCCTCGACAGGCTTAAGGACGACCTCGGCGTGAAGAGGGACTCCGTGAGGATAAACCTCTTCGTTTACGGCGAGGGTGAGGTGTCCCCCATCGCGACAGAAATCCGTATGCGTGAAGTTCCTGACCCCATAATCATAATTCAGGACAGGGACATGGGCATATACCTCCCCTACGAGGCGTTAACTGCCGGCAGTTCCCTCCATGGCTACGGGCTGGTCATACACGACAACAACCTCCTCTTCATGCTTGACCGCTACTTCTACCATGCCCTCTGGCCAACGGGTAGGGTCGTTTACAGGGAGGAGCGGGCACTCAGGCTCCCGAGGGAGTACATCCACATAAGGGAGCTTGTTTCAGACCTGCGGCGGTTCAGCATTCAGAATGCTAAGGTTGAGGTTTTTGGCCGCTTCGTTCGTTCGGGAGAACCGGTTCATCTCGTGGGGAGGATCGTTGAGTTCTACGAGGACGAGGGCAAAGTTATCTCGAACATAACGGTGGAAACTGAAGATGGTGAGAGGCACGTGGTGGGTGGCTGGAACGCCTCCCTGGAGGACATAGAGGCCGAGCGCATTATCCTCTTTGAGTGAACTCTTTTGCAGGGGGAGGGAGATGGACGCCAGAACGGCCGCACTGGACATCATGAGGGCAGCCATTGAAAGCTCCGATCCCTACCGGGCGGTGAGGAGGGGCATTAACTTCGATGGGAACCGCCTGACAGTCTCTGGTGAGGAATTTCCCCTGTCCGGGAAGGTCTACCTCCTCGCCTTCGGCAAGGCCGCGTGCTCCATGGCAAGGGCCGTCGCCGACCTCCTCGGGGAGCGCATCGAGGAGGGAGTGATAATCACCAAGTACGGCTACGCCGAGAACTGTCCCAGGACGGAAAGACTGAGGATCATCGAGGCCGGCCATCCCGTTCCGGACGAGAACTCCCTTTTGGGTGGAAAGCTCGGCCTCAAACTGGCCGGAAAGGTTGGAGAGGATGACGTTCTCCTTGTCCTTATCTCAGGCGGCGGTTCTGCGCTCTTCCTCCTCCCCGAGAGAGGGATAACCCTGGAGGACAAGATCAGGACGAACGAGCTTTTACTCAAAAGCGGTGCCAAAATATACGAGATAAACACCGTGAGAAAGCACATCTCGGCCGTCAAGGGCGGCAAGCTGGCGAAACGCGTTAGGGGGACTGTGATAAGCCTCATCCTCTCGGACGTCGTGGGCGACCCGCTTGAGGCCATAGCATCGGGCCCGACCGTGAAGGACCCCACCACCTTCCGGGACGCCTTCAGAATCCTGGAGCTCTACGGCGTCTGGGAGAAGCTGCCGGAGAGCGTTAAGAGGCACATCGAGCTGGGACTCAAAGGGAAGGCCGAGGAGACCCTCAAGGAAGACCTCCCAAACGTCCACAACTTCATAGTCGGAAGCGGCAGGATGGCGTGTGAGGCGGCGCTGGCGAAAGCTAGGGAACTCGGCTACAACGCCCTGCTGCTAACCACGACCCTTGAAGGCGAGGCCAGGGAGGTGGCACTCGCGGTGGGCTCGATAGTCCAGGAGGTAGCCAGATACGACCGCCCGGTTCCAAAGCCGGCCGTCCTCATAGCCGGCGGCGAGTGGACGGTGACGATTGAAGGAGAAGCCGGCCTCGGCGGGCCAAACCAGGAGTTCGCCCTGAGCGTTGCCAGGAAGATAGCCGGGCTGAATGCAGTTGTTTTGGCCGTCGATACCGATGGGACGGACGGGCCTACCGATGCAGCAGGTGGTATCGTCGATGGAAAGACGTTGGAAGAACTTAAGAAAGCTGGAATCGACGTCGAGGAAGCCCTGAAGAGGCACGACGCCTACCGGGCGCTGGAAAGAGTGGGTGCGCTCCTCAAGACCGGGCCTACCGGGACGAACGTGAACTCGCTGGTGATAGCGGTCATACGAGATCCCGCCACTCTCTCTGGAAATACAGAATCATGAGGGCGAGGATTATCACCGGAGTGCTCACCAAAAGGAGCGCCGCGAAAACCCTGATGTCTTTGGTGTTTGAATATTTCCTGGAAGGTTTTTACAACGGGTATGAGATAAAGCATTCCAGCGAGCAGAGAGGCCGTTCTGTGGGCCCTTTTATTTTTCTTGAAAATCATAATCTTCTCCCCGTGTCTGATTGCGACTTTGGAGTTTCCAGGAATTAATCCGAGGGTCAATATCAGGAGAGTTAGTGCGAAGATGTATGGGTTTAACCACAGGAGAACTCCGCCGAGGAGGGCAAGGCCCAGGAGCGATGTGATGTTCAGGCCGATGGTTCTCTGGAGTTTGACATTCCTGCTCAGTGGATCCGTGAGGTGCAGTCTTATCCTTCTGGCGACGGATTTCCTGCTTCCCTCCAGCGATATAACCCTTCTGCCGGGGATTGGGATCTTCAGGGGAACCGTTGAAGCTATTAGAAAGCTCTTCTCTGAAAAGTCGATCAGATAAAAGTGGGTCTCGTAGCGTTCTTTGATATATCTCGGCGCGTAGCCCCAGATTTCCCCATTCGCGCCTTGAATGTAGTGTACAAATCTCAGCCTGAGTAAGGTTTCCTTCACTCTCTGGGCGTCGTCATCGTCGAGGGGAATGATCCTCTCAAACCTTACTTGCATAGGTGTCCTTATGATTATGCCTTTTTATAGTTATCGCGGGAAAAGCGATAAATACGGGCGTGTGGAATCAGTACGGGTGAAATCATGAACCGCGTTCCACGAAGGGAGCTCGTGAGAAAGGGCTGGCACGTCCTCCCGGGAATCCTCGGGGCCCCAATAATAGTGTTCACCCCGAAGTGGGTTACGCTCGTCGTCGTCTGGTTCTTTGCCTCTCTCTACACGCTCCAGCACCTCAAGCTCCTCCGCGGCTGGAATCTTACCGTACCCATAGCCGACCTGAGCTACAGGACGATGGCGAGGGAGGACGAGGCAGACAACTACCTCGGCAGCTTCCTCTTTTGGGTCACCGCGGGGATAATCTGCACGGTCTTTCCGAAAATAGCGGCCCTCTCGGCGCTGTGGGTTTCGACCTTCGGAGACTGCTGCAACGCCATAGCCGGCCAGCTCCTCGGCGGACCGAGAATCCCGTGGAACCAGAGAAAGACCCTCATTGGGAGCATCGTAATGCTCGCGGTCTCATTGATTGCGCTCCGGGCAAGCCACTGGGTTCTCAATCTTGACGCTTCCCCTGCCCTCCTGGTGGGAATCGGGCTGGTCGCTACCTTCCTCGAAAGCCTCCCCCTGCCCTCGGCCTACGATGAGTTCACCGTCCCTTTCTCAACGGCGCTCCTGCTCTGGCTGGCCTACGGGGGTGCCCTGCTGTCTCCGACATGGTGAATCAGGGCTCCACGAACTCCCAGCCTCTCCGGTGAGTCTCTATCCCCTCGGCCTTTACTCCCAGTGACCTTATCTCCTTCTTCAGCCCCCATAGGAACTCCTCGAACTTCTCCTCATCGGTCAGAACCTCGTGGCTTTCCGGGTACTCATCGCGGAGGAGTTCCCGGAACTCCCTGCCAGAGGCGCGGAGGTTGAGCACCTCGAAGAAGTAGTAGTCAGCAAAGCCCTTTGTGTCCTCGACTATGGCGGAGACGTCCGTTATCTCGGGGATTATCGGGCTGACAAAGACGTAGGTCTTCAGGCCGGCTTCCTTCAGCTCCTTCAGTGCGCTCACCCTCGCCTCGTGGAGGGGTGTAAGGGGCTCAAAGAGCCTCTTCTCTCTCCCCGTGAAGCCGTTTATCGTCAGGCCCACCTCTATCGTCCGGAACTCTTTGAAGAGGTCGATGTCCCTCGTAACGAGGGGCGACTTGGTGAGCACTGAAAGTTCGTTCCTCTTGTCCATGTAGCGGAGAACCCGTCTTGTCAGCTTGAGCTCGGCCTCTATCGGCTGGTACGGGTCGCTCACCGTCGACATGACGACGCTCCCAGAAACATGCCTCCTTGCCAGGTCGGGTGCGTTGGTCTTGACCTCGACCCATCTCCCCCATTCCCCGTAGTCCTTCCACCGGGTCAGGAACTTTGCGTAGCAGTATTCGCATGCGAAGGCGCAGCCGACGTACTGGTTGACCGCCCACTCCACGCCCGGGATTTTCGATTTGGTGTAGATGCTCCTGGCGCGCCTCTTTATAACCCGAACCTTCATAAGGACTTTTTATCCATTCTCCTTAAAAGGTGAGCGGCATGAGGTTGAGGGTTCGCCGTCGGCCGGTCAAGTATGCAAGGCTTGAGGTGAGGCCGGACGGGACGGTCCTGGTCACCGCCCCCGATGGATTCGACGTCGATAGCCTGATTGAGAGGCACAGGGGCTGGCTAGAGGGAAAACTGGCCGAGATAGACGGCCTCCGCGAGATAGCAGAGTCGGGCTTTCCCATCAACGGCGAGTTCTACCAGGTCATTCAGGGCAGGAAGGCCAAGGTGCATACGAAGTTCAAGACGGTCTTCCTCTCACCCAGCAGGGAGGAGGTTCTCTCGTGCCTCAAGAAGCTCCTCCGGAAGGAGCTCCTCCCCATCGTGGATGAGTACTCCGAAAAGATGGGCATCCAGCCGGGAAAGGTCTACATCCGCCACCAGAAGAGCCGCTGGGGGAGCTGTTCTCCCAGGGGGAACCTGAACTTCAACATCCGCCTCATAGCGATTCCGCCCGAACTCAGGGAGTACGTTGTAATCCATGAGCTTGCCCATCTGAAGTACATGAACCACTCCAGGGCTTTCTGGGAGCTGGTGGGAAGGTTCTACCCCGACTACAAAACCGCAAGAAAGGAGCTTAAGAAGTGGTGGACGATAATCGAGCTGAACCCCCACTGGAAGTGGCTGGCTGGCGGGGTCTAGGGATGTGGCGTAGAAGGGCCAGTAACCTCCTCAAGCTCCTCGCACTGATGGCCGATGAAATTATTGTTGGTGTTTTCATTTTTCTGATACTCCCTGAAATAGGTGTGGAGATACCCCTCTGGGCGGGCTTGCTTGTGATGTCCCTTCTTTTGGTCAAGGACTTCCTGATAGCGCCCTTCGTTCTCGGCGGTGGTGCGGACAGGAGGCCGGAGATTGGCCCCGAGAGGCTGATGGGAAGAACGGCTCTGGTTGTGGAAGACCTCTCCCCCGAGGGGGTCGTTAAACTCGACGGTGAGCTCTGGAAGGCGGAATGTTTAAACGGAACCGCCAAAAGGGGCGAGGAGGTCAGGATAATCTCAGTTCAGGGCACTAAGGTTCTCGTGGAACGCCGAGAGTAGCCAGAACCCTCGCGACTTCCTCCGGGTTGTTGGTCGTGAAGGAAACAGTCCATCCCTTCTTCTGGTGTATCGTGATGCAGCCCCTGGCAGGCAGGTTGAAGTGTATCGTCCCGTAGCAGGAACTCCAGCCCTCTCCAACCCGGAAGCTCGCGATGTTCTCGATGGGAACGGTCTTCCTGACCACAAGCCCCAGGATGCCCCTAATCCGCAGCTCGCGCTCGTCTATCTCGATTTTAATCGCCATTACATCTATGAGCAGAATCACAACGCCCACCGTGGTTGCGAGCATTATCTCAACGCCCTCGTTTGCCCGATACGTCGCATAGAGGCCCGCAAACATCGCTAGTATTGGGGCCAGCATGATGATCTGAAACACCCTGCTCGTCAGTGTCTCCTCGTAGAGCGCCATTTTATCACCGGAGAAACTTCTCGGTTAGAGCTTTAAAGGTTGGCTTCCAAACCCCTCCGGTGATGGTATGGTCAGGATAATGCCAGTTGACAGGCTTAGCGACGATGAAATTAGGGAAATACTGACGAACTACAGGAAGATAGCCCTCGTTGGGGCCTCTCCAAATCCGGAGCGCGCCTCCAACGACGTCATGCGCTACCTGCTTGAGCACGGCTACGAGGTCTATCCGGTGAACCCGCGCTACGATGAAGTCCTCGGAAGAAAGTGCTATCCGAGCGTTCTCGATATCCCCGATGACGTAGAGATAGTCGACCTCTTCGTAAGGCCGGAGTTCACGATGGACTACGTCGGACAGGCGATAGAGAAGGGCGCGAAGGTCGTCTGGTTCCAGTTCAACACGTACAGCAGGGATGCCTTCAAAAAGGCCAGGGAAGCGGGCTTAATCGCGGTTGCCCACCGCTGCATAAAGCAGGAGCACGAGAGGCTTATCGGCTAACCCCTGTACCTCAGCACGTGGATGTCCCTCACCAGCCTGTGCCTCTCCTCGTGGTCGGTGTACCTCCCCAGAACCTCAAAGCCGAGCTTACCGAGCCACTTTCTGTCTTTTCTGTATATCCCCCCGCCGCTCAGCTTGTAGGCAGGGAAGACGAAGACGACCCTTCCGTTCCTCTTCAAAACATCGGCAAAGCTCTCGAAAACGGGGTAGTAAAGTCTGTCCAGCTCGTTGGCGAGCTTTATTGCCTCACCCTTAGTAGGGTTTCTCCTGAGGGGCTTTCCGAGGTAGGGTTCAGTAACTACAGCGTCGAACCGCTGGCGGAAGCACCTCTTGAGCTTCCTCGCGTCGCAGACCTCAAGGTGGGCCGAGTTCTTGAGCCGGAACTCTTTCCTGAGCCATGCAAGGTTCTTTTTGGCGTCCCGTATCCTCTCAGGGTCGCGGTCGCTACCGTAGGCGTTCAATCCCTGAAGAACGAACTCCTGGACAATGGTCCCTATGCCGCAGAATGGGTCTAGGAACGAGCCCTTTCTCACTTCCGTCAGGTTCACCATTATCCTCGCGAGCCTGGGCGGAATAGAGAGGATGGGTCTCTGAACCGGCCTCTCCACATCGAGCTTCTTCAGCTCGAAGGGGTCGGCAACCTTAACAGTCTCACCGACCCAGAAGCTCCCATCCTTGGGAAAAAGGAAGACGAAGTCCCTGGTTTCGGGGAAGCCCTTGAGGATGAGTTCCGCCGGCATTGCGTAGGTCTTAGCAGGCTTGAAGAACTTTGAAGGCCCTTCCGCCTTGAACTTCCTCTTTATCGCACTCCCCAGCTTCCGCCAGAGCTTCCAGTCGCTCTCACCGTAGAGGCTGACCGTGAAGAGCCTCGCGTATTCGAGGTCGCCTATCGCGTCCTCCCCTTCGCCAACAATTCTCACGAGCTTCAGAGAGCCGCCGAGCCAGTGGAAGTATCTCTCGACCTTCGGGCTTGAGTCAAATACCATCCAGTCACGGTCTGCCCCGATAATATTCACTTTCAGGTTAAACCTTTTCGCAAACGCATGAAACTCTGCCTCACTCAGACGGGGATTTTTTCCGAATATCACAGCGTACATAGTCGTTCACTCCACACCGGTTCTTAAAAACGTTCCGAGGGTTAGATTAATAAGAAGAAGCGCGTAATATGTTAAATAGGAGTTTAGGTAAAATCTACAATCCTGCGGGGGATATGTCGTATGATTGCCAAAGAGGTGCTGGCATCCGTTGAGGTAATTCCAGACCCCTATATAAAATCTGCAACATATGCTAAAATTGGTGAGAGATTAGCCAAGGCCAGGAACAACCTGTACAGAACCGCATTTCTCCGTGCCGTTGAGACCGCCAAGGAGATAGAGGATCCCGTGACGATGTTCCGCGCCCTGCTGTCCGTTGGTTATTCCATGGGGAAAGCAGGACTTAAATCGGCGAAAAGGATATATCTGGGGGTTCTGGAGGACTCCAAGATACTTCCAGCGCCCCAGCGGGACATGCTCATGCAGAGCGCCGCGGCGTACATGCTGGCCCTTGGAGATGTAAACGAAGCCATAACCTATGCCTTGGAGATAGAGAACCGCGGGGCCAGGAACGAGATGCTTCTCCAAATCCTCCGCACGAACACACGCATGATCGGAAAGGAGCGCCTGAAGGTGGCCTACAGGCTCAGGAAGAGCAAGCTCATTGTGGACTACATCGACTCCGAGCCCCACCGCTCCAAGGCAATGCTGGAGCTTATAAAGGCCTACCTCTTCCTGGAGAGCTACGAAAACGCCATATCTCTCCTCAGAGAAATAGGCATCAGGGACTGGGCCAGACAGGCCTTTAAGGAAGTTGCCTTCTACCTGAAGGAAAAGGAGGTTCTCGGGCACTACATAGACACGCTTGAGGCAGTGGCCAACGACCTCATAGAGAAGTTTGGAAATGACTTCACGGTGGAGCTTGCTTTTGTCTTTGCCCTCAGCGGTGAAGGCACGCCTGCCCTCGACCTTATCAGGCGTCTCGACAACAGGGAGACAATACTGGTGGAGATGGCCCTGGAGCTCCTTGAGAGGGATCATGACGTTCTCCCGAACTTCATCTCGGCCATGAACGAGGAGGAGGTGGCCCTTGCCGGAAAGGCCGTGATGAACAAAATCCTTGAGAAGCCCGAAAAAGGCAGCTGGGCAATTGTACGGGCCATAGGGAACGGCACAACCAGTGAGGAAGTCTGGGCTAAAATCGCCCGCTACTACGTTATCAGGGGCGAGCTGGAGGGGGCAATGAAGATAGGGAACCTGATTCGGAATGAGCGGTTACGTTCGATAATAATGGCCGATGTCGCCCACCACCTCGTTAAGAGGGGGGAGGTCGAGAAGGCTATAGACGCTGCGCTTGAAGTCAGAAACCCGAGGTTCTCCTCGATTCTCGTCTCGGAGATACTCATTAAGGCCCTGGAACAGGAGCTTCCGGGGAGGGTCAGGTCATGGAACGGCTCAAGGCACTGATAGGCAGAAAAGAGAACCGGGTCGATTTCGTCAGTTACCTCATCACCATCCTTCTGACGAACAAGGAACTGTACTCCGATGAGGTGCTCTTCAGAGACGCGGTTGAAGAGATATACAGAACCCTCCGCACGGAGGTCTTGGAGAAGAACAGAAAAGACCTCATAGATGCGTATGAAACAGCCGTTCTCCTCAGAGTCACTGTTTCCGGTTCCCTGGACTCCCCGGACAAACTTCTGCTGGAAATCAAGAAAAACCTCACCAGGTGGGGCTGATGCTGTTTGAGGTTAAGGTTCCTACGGAGGAGAAGTTTCAGATCGTTGACATAACCGACGAGATCCAGCACCTGGTGTGGAAGAGCGACGTTACCAGCGGCATCGCGGTCGTTTTTACCTCCCACACCACGACGGGACTGGTGATAAACGAGAACGAGGGCGGATTGCTGGAGGACATTAGGGCAAAGATGAAGGAGCTTGTTCCCAGAGGAGCGGGTTATGTCCACGACCGCATAGACAGCAACGCCCACTCACACCTCAGGGCGGCCCTCTTTCTGAATCCCGAGGTCGTCGTCCCGATAGAGAACGGAGAGCTGCTCCTCGGAACCTGGCAGAGAATCCTCTTTATCGAGCTTGACGGGCCGAGGCACAGGAAGGTTCTGGTGAAGATCTGCAGGTGCTAGACGTACTGGGCGTAATATGCCAGCCTCCTGATCAGCTCGTTGAATCCCTCGTACGTGACCAGGGAGAGGGGTATCGCGTCCTGTTCAAGGCGCTTCTTTATTGTCCGCCTTATCTCTTCCACCCTCTCCGGTGGGACAAGGTCTATCTTGTTGATCACAACGATTATTGGCTTCTCGTAGCGGAACTTGAGCATGTGGTGGAGCTTTTCCATGCCCCTGTGCAGGCCGACGGTGGCGTCGACCATATGGATGACTATATCCGAGGAGACTATCTCGTTGATTATCTCCCGGAACTTCTCCTCGCTCAGAACCTTGCCCCTCAGCTCCCTCTGGGGGTCAAAGAGACCGGCGGTGTCTATGAGCACGAACTCATCGGCTCCCCCGAGGGGGTTCTTCATGCTCTTCGGTATCTTGAGCTTTCCAAAGCGCCGTCTTATCGTCCCCTTGGTCGTTCCGGGGAGGTTCTCCACCTCCGATATTTTACCTCCTATGAGGGCGTTCATGAGCGTTGACTTGCCGACGTTCTCGGCACCTATAATCGCAACCTTTATCATACCCTCACCCCACAGATATTTACAAGGCTGGCCTATAAAGGTGATGAGCATGCCCAAGCGGGTCAAACTCGGTCATCATTATTATTACATTGTTACGGTTGATGAGCTGAATTCCGGCGGTTTTCGCGGTAAGAACGTCGTCATCGAGGGCACCATAGAGGACAAACCCCTGGTGGAGTTCCTCCCCATGGAGTTACCTGGTTACAGGACGACCTTTAAAGTTTCCGGCCTCAGGGTGGAGTTCTCGGGAAGCCCCTGCCTGGGGAAGGGCGAGTGGGTGAAGGTCTATGGCAGATTCCTCGGTGACTGCATAATGGCCAGCGCCATCGAAACAGAGAAGGCCGTTTTCACGACGGAGGAGTGAAAATGTCCCTTTTAGACCTTTTTATCGAGGCAGGAAACCTGAAAAGACTCCCCAGAACCGGCTGGCTCCTCAGGGGCGTTTCAAGCCCGGAGAGCATAGCGGACCACAGCTACCGCGTCGCCCTCATCACGCTCTTCCTGGCCGACGAGCTGAGGGCGAAGGGTATTGAGATAGACGCTGAACGGGCACTCAGGATAGCGGTTCTCCACGACCTCGCCGAGGCGAGGATCACCGACGTACCCCTAACGGCTCAGTACTACCTCGACAAGGGCAGGGCCGAGAAGAAGGCCGCGATGGAGCTTTTCATCAAGACATCGAATCCAAGGGAGTACTTCAGGCTCTGGCGCGAGTACGAGGAGGGATTGAGCCCCGAGGGCAGGCTCGTAAAGTTCGCCGACAAGCTGGAGATGCTGATTCAGGCACTCGAATACGAAAGGGCCGGCTTCAAAGACCTCGACGAGTTCTGGAGCGCCCTTGACTCCATCAGGGAGAGCGAGTTCTACGGACACTTCCGGGAGCTCGTTGAAGAGCTGGCTGAAATGAGAAAGGAACTGTCGCGGGCATCACGTTGAGCCGTGATGCTGCCTCAGCTTATCCTTTATTTCCACAGGCAGGTTCTCGTACACTTCCATCAGGGCTTCGAGGAGCTCCACCAGATCTTTTGCTGTCAGTGTCGTCGTCTTTGGCCCCAGCTCAAGAACCAGCGCCTCGTACTCCTCCGGAGGGACTTCCTCCAGCTCGTCGAGGTGCTCGTTTTTCCGCGGTATCAGGTTGACCTCCCCGACCTGCCTCGATGAGGGGATATCGAGTTCCCCCTCCGGAATCTGGGTTTCCCCCGGGCAGTCGAGCCTCTCCACGAGTATCTTGATGTCAACAACCGGCGTTCCGTCCATCGCGTCTATCCAGTCTATGTAGAGCCTGTTTCCCTCTATGCGGTTTATCCTCACCGCGTATATGGCCAGGGGGTTGGGCCTGACCGGCGAGCGCGTGGCGAAAACTCCCCTGAGAGGGTTCTCTGGGTTGTTGTAGGGATGAACCTTCAGAATGCTCCTCC
This is a stretch of genomic DNA from Thermococcus sp.. It encodes these proteins:
- a CDS encoding HD family hydrolase: MSLLDLFIEAGNLKRLPRTGWLLRGVSSPESIADHSYRVALITLFLADELRAKGIEIDAERALRIAVLHDLAEARITDVPLTAQYYLDKGRAEKKAAMELFIKTSNPREYFRLWREYEEGLSPEGRLVKFADKLEMLIQALEYERAGFKDLDEFWSALDSIRESEFYGHFRELVEELAEMRKELSRASR
- the tsaA gene encoding tRNA (N6-threonylcarbamoyladenosine(37)-N6)-methyltransferase TrmO — encoded protein: MDFEPFKLVPVGYVRKNGETLIEILPEFREAMDGLAEGDWIKLILWFHASDRPERRSILKVHPYNNPENPLRGVFATRSPVRPNPLAIYAVRINRIEGNRLYIDWIDAMDGTPVVDIKILVERLDCPGETQIPEGELDIPSSRQVGEVNLIPRKNEHLDELEEVPPEEYEALVLELGPKTTTLTAKDLVELLEALMEVYENLPVEIKDKLRQHHGST
- a CDS encoding GTP-binding protein is translated as MPKRVKLGHHYYYIVTVDELNSGGFRGKNVVIEGTIEDKPLVEFLPMELPGYRTTFKVSGLRVEFSGSPCLGKGEWVKVYGRFLGDCIMASAIETEKAVFTTEE
- a CDS encoding Era-like GTP-binding protein, which gives rise to MIKVAIIGAENVGKSTLMNALIGGKISEVENLPGTTKGTIRRRFGKLKIPKSMKNPLGGADEFVLIDTAGLFDPQRELRGKVLSEEKFREIINEIVSSDIVIHMVDATVGLHRGMEKLHHMLKFRYEKPIIVVINKIDLVPPERVEEIRRTIKKRLEQDAIPLSLVTYEGFNELIRRLAYYAQYV